A genome region from Tolypothrix sp. PCC 7712 includes the following:
- a CDS encoding hybrid sensor histidine kinase/response regulator gives MTTDNDIREQGYIYFLAEAPELLQIIEQEIYTLSENFSTAKVHELMRATHTIKGGAANVGLEGIQTIAHSLEDVFNALYNPNVILDSQLQTLILQAYECLNLALTAELTGCDINTEELLQRAASVFVHLQEKLGDAFGGEAHIPTSAELGFDIVQSIFEVGVQQRIESITEALNSNIDITEIANLLREQAEIFIGLAESLNLPGFGAIAQTILAALTAKPEQAYHIAEAALANLQQAQAAVLAGDRTSGGEPSLALQSLANIATNESNTVTNIPISTKDLQTQIKQLYKFLITSGNLKNQPLTPAQAKFYIQVIRYIFGWFNHYRQIPQEDLSLSLLVAPADEELLTYIEHWLSQFLDFIQEAEDSQSLQLYRQGVIFTIILAVVRFYDSEQQVNGDKSIVSTLQQQIGKLAQVYKKYPPVTNQEKNWLDSPKLQQLLVFKEIASPTTEADNLLEKIWGGEVSLNSTYEIVETSESPEITQTVPETVIITSLAVQEPIVSDMTTATVDIHQEIEDKISANVQKNSRQHSFVRVDTDGLQRLNYLAGELLIKQKQRMLQDEQVREIIDQLVQRLNKQQSILGQLGDLPLQMQTAVLQHQQNFAPVKFDALEMDVYTEFQMTLHEAMEEALQLQEITESLDLLLTQANQLSEKKQRLTLNIIDNLVEARMSPLGNIMNRFPQMVKKMGNVYAKLVDFKLSGTDVLVDKAIAEKLYDPLLHLVRNAFDHGIETPQVRQSLGKPEQAVIEISAYHQGSQTVIEVRDDGQGINLEKIRQKAIEVNLLADVYNPTESEILDLMFAPGFSTAEQVNEISGRGMGLDIVRLQLHALNGSISVKSFPNQGTKFILKVPFSMTTDKLMLVQADGIFYALLLDNLEKILIPSEQQIKEFDGRKVLYYNTDQEQRMVSISRISELMYYHGPLLNNVNLNNTQTAYDTGITQEPVLLLRHNQEMFGLEVDQIIGEQELVIRPLGNAIAPPKYIYGCSSLANGTLILVIDPTLLLESDEMQATLESSTPSPTYLANKAALSLSSVNTNSTPLLAASPVSNTTPTQVNQLTLVNPKSSAVLLVVDDAISLRQTISLTLQKSGYQILQAQNGVEALEQLQRHPEIKVVISDLEMPRMNGFELLSNIRQSPNFSDLPIVILTSRSAEKHRQLAQALGATAYLTKPYLEETLISIVEDVSNKSQDKSNKLMMR, from the coding sequence ATGACTACAGATAATGATATTCGCGAACAAGGATACATCTATTTTTTAGCTGAAGCTCCAGAGTTATTACAAATTATTGAACAAGAAATATATACATTATCTGAGAATTTTAGTACAGCTAAAGTCCATGAATTAATGCGGGCAACTCATACAATTAAAGGGGGTGCTGCTAATGTAGGGCTAGAAGGAATTCAAACTATTGCCCACTCTTTAGAAGATGTATTTAATGCTTTATATAACCCAAATGTTATTCTTGATTCTCAATTACAAACACTGATATTGCAAGCCTATGAATGTTTAAATTTAGCACTTACCGCAGAACTAACAGGTTGTGATATCAATACTGAGGAACTGCTACAGCGAGCAGCTTCTGTATTTGTACATCTACAAGAAAAATTAGGCGATGCTTTCGGTGGTGAAGCACATATTCCCACTTCAGCAGAACTAGGATTTGATATTGTGCAATCTATCTTTGAAGTAGGAGTACAACAACGCATAGAAAGTATTACAGAAGCTTTAAATAGCAATATTGATATTACAGAAATTGCTAATTTGCTGCGAGAGCAAGCAGAGATATTTATTGGTTTAGCAGAATCTTTAAACTTACCTGGTTTTGGCGCGATCGCTCAAACGATTCTGGCAGCACTGACAGCTAAACCGGAGCAAGCATATCACATTGCTGAAGCTGCTCTTGCTAATTTACAGCAGGCACAAGCAGCTGTATTAGCTGGCGATCGCACTTCTGGGGGAGAACCTAGTTTAGCTTTACAAAGTTTAGCTAATATAGCCACAAATGAGTCAAATACAGTTACAAATATACCTATTTCAACTAAAGATTTACAAACTCAAATTAAGCAGTTATATAAATTTTTAATTACATCTGGTAATCTCAAAAATCAACCGCTAACTCCAGCACAAGCTAAGTTTTATATTCAAGTTATTCGCTATATTTTTGGCTGGTTTAATCATTATCGACAAATTCCTCAAGAAGACTTGAGTTTGTCTTTGCTAGTAGCACCTGCAGATGAAGAATTACTTACTTATATTGAACATTGGTTAAGTCAATTTTTAGATTTTATCCAAGAGGCAGAAGATAGCCAAAGTCTTCAACTTTATCGCCAAGGTGTGATATTCACAATTATTCTCGCTGTCGTCAGATTTTATGATTCAGAACAGCAAGTGAATGGTGATAAATCTATAGTTTCCACATTACAACAGCAAATTGGTAAATTAGCTCAAGTATATAAAAAATATCCTCCGGTCACCAATCAAGAAAAAAATTGGCTGGATAGTCCTAAGCTACAACAACTATTAGTCTTTAAAGAAATAGCTTCTCCGACGACAGAGGCTGATAATTTACTTGAAAAAATTTGGGGAGGAGAAGTTAGTTTAAATTCAACTTATGAAATTGTAGAGACTTCAGAAAGCCCAGAAATTACCCAAACTGTACCTGAAACAGTCATAATTACTTCCTTAGCTGTACAGGAACCAATAGTTTCAGATATGACAACTGCCACTGTTGATATTCATCAAGAAATAGAAGATAAAATTTCTGCTAATGTCCAAAAGAATTCACGTCAACATTCTTTTGTGCGAGTAGATACAGATGGATTACAACGCCTTAATTACTTAGCTGGAGAACTATTAATTAAGCAAAAACAGCGGATGTTACAAGATGAACAAGTTAGAGAAATTATTGACCAGTTAGTACAGAGACTAAATAAACAGCAAAGCATCTTAGGTCAACTAGGTGATTTACCATTACAGATGCAAACTGCTGTATTACAGCATCAACAAAATTTTGCACCTGTGAAATTTGATGCTTTAGAAATGGATGTCTATACAGAATTTCAGATGACATTGCATGAGGCTATGGAAGAAGCTCTGCAATTACAAGAAATTACTGAATCTTTAGATTTATTACTGACACAAGCTAATCAACTGAGCGAGAAAAAGCAGAGATTAACGCTGAATATTATCGATAACTTAGTGGAAGCCAGGATGTCACCGTTAGGCAATATCATGAATCGATTCCCGCAAATGGTAAAAAAAATGGGGAATGTTTATGCCAAACTGGTAGACTTTAAACTAAGCGGTACTGATGTACTAGTAGATAAGGCGATCGCAGAAAAACTCTACGATCCACTATTACATTTAGTACGTAATGCATTCGATCACGGTATTGAAACGCCACAAGTTCGCCAATCTCTTGGTAAACCAGAACAAGCTGTCATCGAAATTTCTGCATATCATCAAGGTAGCCAAACTGTAATTGAAGTTAGGGATGATGGTCAAGGTATAAATTTAGAAAAAATTCGCCAAAAAGCTATTGAAGTAAATCTATTAGCTGATGTTTATAACCCGACTGAATCAGAAATTCTCGATTTGATGTTTGCACCAGGATTTTCTACCGCCGAACAGGTAAATGAAATTTCTGGCAGAGGTATGGGTTTAGATATTGTGCGATTGCAATTACACGCACTTAATGGCTCAATCTCGGTGAAATCATTTCCTAACCAAGGCACAAAATTTATACTTAAAGTTCCTTTTTCTATGACTACAGATAAATTAATGCTGGTGCAAGCAGATGGTATTTTCTATGCCTTACTGTTAGATAACCTCGAAAAAATCTTAATTCCTTCAGAGCAACAAATTAAAGAATTTGATGGCAGAAAAGTACTGTATTACAACACAGACCAAGAGCAGCGTATGGTTAGCATCAGCCGCATTTCTGAGTTGATGTATTATCACGGGCCATTACTGAATAATGTTAATCTGAACAATACCCAAACTGCTTATGATACAGGGATTACTCAAGAACCTGTGTTATTACTGCGGCACAATCAAGAAATGTTTGGCTTAGAAGTTGACCAAATTATCGGCGAACAAGAGCTAGTAATTAGACCTTTAGGAAATGCGATCGCTCCCCCAAAATATATTTATGGTTGTAGTAGTTTAGCTAATGGTACTCTCATCTTAGTCATCGATCCAACGCTGCTTTTAGAGTCTGATGAAATGCAAGCAACCCTAGAAAGTAGTACTCCATCACCTACTTATTTGGCAAATAAAGCAGCTTTAAGTCTATCAAGCGTTAATACTAACTCTACACCTTTATTAGCCGCTTCTCCTGTCAGCAATACAACACCAACCCAAGTCAACCAACTTACATTAGTTAATCCCAAGTCATCGGCTGTGCTTTTAGTAGTTGATGATGCTATTAGTTTGCGACAAACTATTTCTTTAACATTACAAAAATCTGGTTATCAAATATTACAAGCACAAAATGGTGTGGAAGCGCTAGAACAATTACAAAGACATCCAGAAATAAAAGTAGTAATTTCTGATTTAGAAATGCCTCGCATGAATGGTTTTGAGCTTTTATCGAATATCCGTCAAAGCCCAAATTTCTCAGATTTACCTATAGTAATTCTAACTTCGCGTAGTGCAGAGAAACATCGCCAACTTGCTCAAGCTTTAGGGGCAACAGCTTACTTAACTAAGCCATATTTAGAAGAAACTTTGATTTCGATTGTGGAAGATGTAAGTAACAAAAGCCAGGATAAATCTAATAAGTTAATGATGAGGTAA
- a CDS encoding GAF domain-containing protein has product MKYYGSAQTNSNAANKKEALENQNGSPEIASIPGDELALLNAVSQEFKSWRQQLQGISSQLRQAPDLDNLLKVTVTQVREKIISDRALIYQFTTSETGTVLQESINRGWTPTLGENLPGITFGLYESQEYLEPVVINDITQLQVTPYQQQLLEKFQIQACLSLPIVVNDRVWGLLVVNHCAAAREWQEVEITLLSQVTTEIAYRIQSFTSEKQTQQEILAQKSIVKVIDRILNLSSIDKIFQTTTHEIRQFLRCDRVAVYRFRPDWSGEFVSESVGNAWVKLVSPNKNTIWEDTFLQETQGGRYAKGESIAVSDIYQADHSQCHVEILEQFEMKAYIIVPVLSGQKLWGLLAAYQNSGPRNWHPWEVNFLTEMGLQFGVAISQAEYLEQVQAKNEQLTQIVEQEKTLTKIANRIRQTFDTESIFKITTQEVRQSLRCDRVAVYRFNANWGGEFIAESVGHPWVKLVGPDLNTVWEDSYLQETQGGRYAKGENLVVKDIHQAGFSACHIEILEQFEVKSCMIVPIFLGEKLWGLLGAYQNSETREWKNWEINFLEQIGLQFSLAKSQIEYFDQVRIKSEKLAQIAEQEKALTKLVDRVRQSLDVEEIFKTSTQDLRQLLKCDRACIYKFNPDWSGEFVAESVSHGWVKLVGPDKKTVWKDTQVQECAQIGKYQKGDCFATNDIYTAGHSVCHIEALEKFEVRAYVTVPIFFGEKLWGLLAVYQNSGPRDWEESEMNLLARTSDQLGLALQQTEYLQQVKAQSAQLAEAAAREKAAKELLQQRSIQLLTALRPALNGNLTVRAPITEDELGTIADAYNNTLQALRQIVIQVQSAAQQVAQTSDTSEASLVGLTQLANQQSQEMAAALNDIQQMVDSTKAVVSNAELVQVAVKQANQTVESGDAAMNLTVQAIQGIRETVAQTSKKIKRLSESSQKISKVVNLISNFATQTNVLALNAAIEATRAGEYGKGFAVVADEVRSLSRQSAAATIEIEKLVQEIQAETGEVAVAMETGIQQVVEGTNLVNDARHNLNAIVSATAEISQLLQRISEATQKQMSQSVTVTSSMKDVAEISHKTVAESHEIAAVFQQLSGMAKELLATASKFKVN; this is encoded by the coding sequence ATGAAATATTATGGCAGTGCTCAAACCAATAGTAATGCTGCTAATAAAAAAGAAGCATTAGAAAATCAAAATGGTAGTCCAGAAATAGCCAGTATTCCTGGGGATGAGTTGGCTTTATTAAATGCAGTATCTCAGGAATTTAAGAGTTGGCGGCAGCAACTACAAGGTATATCTAGCCAATTACGTCAAGCGCCAGATTTAGATAATCTATTGAAGGTTACTGTTACACAAGTTAGAGAAAAAATTATTAGCGATCGCGCCTTAATTTATCAGTTTACTACTTCTGAGACTGGTACTGTTTTACAAGAATCTATCAACAGAGGTTGGACACCAACTCTCGGGGAAAATTTGCCAGGTATTACCTTTGGTTTATATGAGAGTCAAGAGTATTTAGAACCTGTAGTTATTAATGATATTACGCAGCTTCAAGTTACACCTTATCAACAACAACTTTTAGAAAAATTTCAAATCCAAGCTTGTTTAAGCTTACCAATTGTAGTTAACGATAGAGTTTGGGGGTTGCTGGTAGTCAATCATTGTGCTGCTGCTAGAGAATGGCAAGAAGTAGAAATTACTTTACTATCTCAAGTTACTACAGAAATTGCCTACAGAATCCAAAGCTTTACTTCTGAAAAACAAACTCAGCAGGAAATATTAGCACAGAAATCTATCGTTAAAGTTATTGATAGAATTCTCAATTTATCATCTATAGATAAAATATTTCAGACAACTACTCACGAAATCCGGCAATTCCTCCGTTGCGATCGCGTCGCCGTATATCGCTTCCGTCCCGACTGGAGTGGTGAGTTTGTATCTGAATCTGTAGGGAATGCTTGGGTAAAACTAGTTTCTCCAAATAAGAACACTATTTGGGAAGATACTTTCCTGCAAGAAACCCAAGGTGGACGTTACGCCAAAGGTGAAAGTATAGCTGTTAGCGATATTTATCAAGCCGATCACTCTCAATGTCATGTTGAGATTTTAGAGCAGTTTGAAATGAAAGCCTATATCATAGTTCCAGTTTTATCGGGACAGAAATTATGGGGCTTATTAGCAGCTTATCAAAATTCTGGGCCGCGTAATTGGCACCCTTGGGAAGTTAATTTCCTCACAGAAATGGGCTTACAATTTGGTGTTGCTATTTCCCAAGCTGAATATCTTGAACAAGTACAAGCTAAAAATGAGCAACTGACACAAATAGTTGAACAAGAAAAAACCTTAACTAAAATTGCCAACCGCATTCGCCAAACATTTGATACAGAAAGTATCTTTAAAATTACTACCCAAGAAGTTCGCCAATCTCTGCGCTGCGATCGCGTTGCAGTTTATCGTTTTAATGCTAACTGGGGTGGCGAGTTTATTGCAGAATCAGTGGGTCACCCTTGGGTGAAGCTAGTAGGGCCAGATCTCAATACTGTTTGGGAAGATAGCTATTTGCAAGAAACCCAAGGCGGTAGATATGCTAAAGGCGAAAACTTAGTTGTCAAAGACATTCACCAAGCTGGATTTTCGGCTTGTCATATAGAAATTCTAGAGCAGTTTGAAGTTAAGTCCTGCATGATAGTTCCTATTTTCTTAGGAGAAAAATTATGGGGCTTATTAGGAGCTTATCAAAACTCAGAAACTCGTGAATGGAAAAACTGGGAAATTAACTTTTTAGAGCAAATTGGCTTGCAATTTAGTTTAGCTAAATCACAAATCGAATATTTCGATCAAGTACGAATTAAATCGGAAAAATTAGCTCAGATTGCCGAACAAGAAAAAGCTTTAACAAAACTAGTGGATCGTGTTCGCCAATCTTTAGACGTGGAAGAAATATTCAAAACATCCACACAAGATTTACGGCAATTACTCAAATGCGATCGCGCCTGTATCTATAAGTTTAACCCCGACTGGAGTGGCGAATTTGTCGCTGAATCAGTCAGTCATGGTTGGGTAAAATTGGTAGGGCCTGATAAAAAAACTGTCTGGAAAGATACCCAAGTACAAGAATGCGCCCAAATTGGTAAATATCAAAAAGGTGACTGTTTTGCTACAAATGATATCTACACTGCCGGACATTCTGTTTGCCACATTGAAGCATTAGAGAAATTTGAAGTCAGAGCTTATGTAACTGTACCAATATTCTTTGGTGAAAAACTGTGGGGATTACTAGCAGTTTATCAAAACTCTGGGCCTCGTGACTGGGAAGAATCGGAAATGAACTTGCTAGCACGGACTTCCGATCAGTTAGGGTTAGCATTACAACAAACCGAGTATTTGCAACAAGTCAAAGCACAGTCGGCACAATTAGCTGAAGCCGCCGCCAGAGAAAAAGCCGCTAAAGAATTATTACAACAGCGTTCTATTCAACTGCTCACAGCACTCAGACCTGCTCTCAATGGTAACTTGACAGTACGTGCGCCGATTACAGAGGATGAGCTGGGTACAATTGCTGATGCTTACAATAATACCTTGCAAGCACTCCGGCAAATTGTCATCCAAGTACAGTCTGCAGCGCAACAAGTTGCTCAAACTTCCGATACTAGTGAAGCATCATTAGTTGGACTTACCCAATTAGCCAACCAACAATCCCAAGAAATGGCCGCAGCCTTGAATGATATTCAACAAATGGTTGATTCAACAAAAGCTGTGGTATCCAACGCTGAATTGGTACAAGTTGCAGTCAAACAAGCTAACCAAACTGTCGAGTCTGGTGATGCGGCGATGAACTTGACTGTACAAGCTATCCAAGGTATTCGTGAAACTGTTGCCCAAACTAGTAAAAAGATTAAACGCCTCAGCGAATCTTCGCAAAAAATCTCGAAAGTGGTGAACTTAATTAGTAATTTTGCCACCCAAACAAACGTTCTAGCTTTGAACGCCGCCATTGAAGCTACCCGTGCAGGTGAATATGGTAAAGGTTTTGCAGTGGTAGCTGATGAAGTTCGTTCTTTATCTCGCCAGTCAGCCGCAGCAACTATCGAAATTGAAAAACTAGTGCAAGAAATTCAAGCAGAAACTGGGGAAGTTGCAGTGGCGATGGAAACAGGTATTCAACAAGTTGTCGAAGGAACAAATCTTGTCAATGATGCGCGACACAATTTAAACGCTATTGTGAGTGCAACAGCTGAAATTAGCCAGTTACTTCAACGAATTAGCGAAGCCACTCAAAAACAAATGTCTCAGTCTGTGACAGTAACTTCAAGTATGAAAGATGTCGCAGAAATTTCCCACAAAACTGTTGCAGAATCTCATGAAATTGCAGCTGTCTTCCAACAATTATCGGGAATGGCAAAAGAACTATTAGCAACTGCAAGTAAGTTCAAGGTTAATTAA
- a CDS encoding chemotaxis protein CheW, which produces METKQKFLSFNLGAKDTGVIQLQHITEVLQISLAEICGVPQMPNCVLGIYNWRGEMLWLVDLEEMLGYSSLLQGSNLVAKMMTIVIENEGKSLGLLVRQLTDIEWLNTQEMKTHSTELFSPLMSPFLQGYFISHNEEMMFTLDALAIIQAPIWGNHN; this is translated from the coding sequence TTGGAAACCAAACAAAAATTTTTAAGTTTTAATTTGGGAGCCAAGGATACAGGCGTAATTCAGTTACAACACATCACTGAAGTTTTACAAATATCATTAGCAGAAATCTGCGGTGTTCCGCAAATGCCCAATTGTGTTTTGGGGATTTATAACTGGCGTGGCGAAATGCTGTGGCTAGTCGATTTAGAGGAAATGCTAGGGTATTCTTCGCTGTTACAAGGCTCCAATTTAGTTGCCAAAATGATGACAATTGTCATAGAAAACGAGGGTAAATCTTTAGGTTTACTAGTACGTCAATTGACGGATATTGAGTGGCTAAATACTCAAGAAATGAAAACACATTCTACGGAACTGTTTTCGCCATTAATGTCACCTTTTTTACAGGGTTACTTTATTAGCCATAATGAGGAGATGATGTTTACCTTAGATGCTTTAGCAATTATTCAAGCTCCTATATGGGGTAATCATAATTAG
- a CDS encoding response regulator transcription factor — protein MNTVLVVEDGLTDMEIISTYLQQAGYYVLSAKTSEEAQYQIDTNKPDVIFLDVILPGKSGYEICRELKTNPQTSNIPVVFCSTKNGDVDKVWGNMLGAEAYLSKPVDRKELVETLQRLIIK, from the coding sequence ATGAATACTGTTTTAGTTGTTGAAGATGGTTTGACAGACATGGAAATCATCAGTACATACTTGCAACAAGCAGGATACTATGTATTGAGTGCTAAAACTAGCGAAGAAGCTCAATACCAAATTGATACAAATAAGCCTGATGTCATATTTCTTGACGTTATTTTGCCTGGTAAAAGTGGCTATGAAATTTGCCGAGAGCTAAAAACTAATCCTCAAACTAGTAATATACCTGTAGTTTTTTGTTCCACCAAAAATGGTGATGTGGATAAAGTTTGGGGGAATATGCTTGGAGCGGAAGCTTATTTATCCAAACCCGTCGATCGCAAAGAACTAGTAGAGACTTTACAGCGATTAATCATTAAATAG
- a CDS encoding response regulator codes for MVILGNVLNEFKTCTQLQYNGTLNLKSAKNHKWSFYYRLGRIIWASGGIHPFRRWRRQMAQNCPEIDVDKIRLSSQDVAIEYWDYRLLEILYKKQKIQREQFHNIVEHTIAELFFDLAQESDFSDVTCNRSQELIVEMPMSFTSADVSLKQMHDSWKIWSEAGLANLYPDLAPIIRKPEQLQQLVSPAVYNNFVNLINGKYTLRDLAVKMKQNPLPVARSLLPYILKGIIELIEIPDLPLSVVTVQKNSAPATPQKPNVPLVACVDDSPQVGKLLEEIITSHGLRFIKIHDAVQALPILIQNKPDLIFLDLMMPVASGYEICTQLRRISAFAHTPIIILTGNDGLLDRVRAKVVGSTDFITKPVASDKVMSIVRKYLPIQASSTQKNTPQANSL; via the coding sequence ATGGTCATATTAGGTAATGTGCTGAATGAATTTAAAACTTGTACACAATTACAGTACAATGGCACGTTAAATCTTAAAAGCGCAAAAAATCACAAATGGAGCTTTTATTATCGTCTAGGGCGAATAATTTGGGCATCAGGAGGGATTCATCCATTTCGCCGTTGGCGAAGACAAATGGCGCAAAACTGCCCGGAAATTGATGTAGATAAGATACGTTTAAGTTCTCAAGACGTAGCAATTGAATACTGGGATTATCGGCTTTTAGAAATTTTATATAAAAAACAAAAAATTCAAAGAGAGCAATTTCATAATATTGTAGAACATACAATAGCAGAATTATTTTTTGATTTAGCTCAGGAGTCTGATTTTTCAGATGTAACTTGCAATCGTAGCCAAGAATTGATTGTAGAAATGCCCATGAGCTTTACCAGTGCAGATGTCTCTTTAAAACAGATGCATGATTCGTGGAAGATTTGGTCAGAAGCAGGTTTAGCAAATTTATATCCTGATTTAGCACCGATAATTCGTAAGCCAGAACAACTCCAGCAATTAGTTAGTCCAGCTGTTTACAATAATTTTGTAAATTTGATTAATGGGAAATATACACTGCGAGATTTAGCGGTAAAAATGAAGCAGAATCCATTACCCGTTGCTCGTTCATTACTACCTTATATACTTAAAGGTATTATTGAACTTATAGAAATACCTGACTTACCCTTATCAGTTGTGACTGTGCAGAAGAATTCTGCGCCAGCAACACCTCAAAAGCCCAATGTACCATTGGTAGCCTGTGTAGATGATAGCCCCCAAGTGGGGAAACTTTTAGAAGAAATTATCACTTCTCACGGGCTAAGATTTATCAAAATTCACGATGCTGTGCAAGCTTTACCAATTCTCATTCAAAATAAGCCAGATTTAATTTTCTTAGATTTAATGATGCCTGTTGCCAGTGGTTACGAAATCTGCACTCAGTTGCGGCGAATTTCTGCCTTTGCTCACACACCAATAATTATCCTCACAGGTAATGATGGTCTTTTAGATAGAGTTCGTGCTAAAGTTGTTGGCTCTACGGATTTTATCACTAAACCTGTGGCCAGTGATAAGGTAATGAGTATTGTACGTAAGTATTTACCTATCCAAGCTTCCTCAACCCAGAAAAACACCCCTCAGGCTAATAGCCTGTAA
- the murQ gene encoding N-acetylmuramic acid 6-phosphate etherase produces MTNLQERGYLLTEQVNANSLNLDQISSLELVELFNSEDQKAVAAVAAAKEQLAQAIDYTAERLRQGGRLFYIGAGTSGRLGVLDAAECPPTFCTPPELVQGIIAGGAGALVRSSEDLEDRSEDGETAIAQRQITQLDVVVGITAGGTTPYVHGALNAARQRGAITIFMACVPAEQVKFDADVDIRLLTGPEVLAGSTRLKAGTVTKLALNILSTGVMVKLGKVYGNRMVDVAVTNQKLRDRALRILQDLTDLRREDAGVLLDRSGNWVKLALLMHWTGLDKEEGDRLLAEHQGNVRLAIASYHNVNKT; encoded by the coding sequence ATGACAAATTTGCAAGAACGTGGCTATCTTTTGACCGAGCAAGTAAATGCTAACAGTCTAAATTTAGACCAAATAAGTTCTCTAGAACTGGTGGAATTATTTAACAGCGAAGACCAAAAGGCAGTTGCAGCAGTAGCCGCAGCTAAAGAACAGTTAGCACAGGCAATTGATTATACTGCCGAACGTCTGCGCCAGGGAGGACGGTTATTTTATATTGGTGCGGGGACAAGCGGCAGATTAGGGGTATTAGATGCTGCGGAATGTCCACCAACTTTTTGTACACCCCCAGAACTGGTACAAGGGATTATTGCTGGTGGTGCTGGTGCATTGGTACGTAGTTCCGAAGATTTAGAAGACAGATCTGAGGATGGAGAAACTGCGATCGCTCAACGGCAAATTACGCAATTAGATGTAGTAGTAGGGATTACTGCTGGTGGCACAACTCCCTACGTGCATGGGGCGCTGAATGCTGCTCGCCAAAGGGGGGCAATCACGATTTTTATGGCTTGCGTACCTGCAGAGCAAGTTAAATTCGATGCCGACGTTGATATTCGCCTGTTAACTGGGCCAGAAGTACTGGCTGGTTCTACTCGCCTGAAAGCTGGTACAGTCACCAAGCTAGCGTTAAATATCCTGTCTACTGGGGTGATGGTAAAGCTGGGTAAAGTGTACGGCAATCGCATGGTGGATGTGGCGGTTACTAATCAAAAATTACGCGATCGCGCTTTGCGAATTTTGCAAGACCTCACCGATTTAAGGCGAGAAGATGCGGGTGTGTTACTAGATCGTAGCGGCAATTGGGTGAAGTTAGCCCTATTGATGCATTGGACTGGTTTAGATAAAGAAGAAGGCGATCGGCTTTTAGCAGAACATCAAGGTAATGTGAGGTTAGCGATTGCCAGTTATCACAATGTCAACAAAACCTGA
- a CDS encoding DUF3110 domain-containing protein: MITPMRVFVLIFNAGTENEGIHTVKVGDRNKILMFESEDDATRFALMLEAQDFPTPSVETIDAEEIKEFCESAGYDWELVPENSNAVITPPEINLEETDWKPDADEPTVRSTQTEEAAPDISNSELDSIRRRLEGLL, from the coding sequence ATGATCACACCAATGCGCGTTTTTGTATTGATTTTCAATGCTGGAACGGAAAACGAAGGAATTCATACGGTGAAGGTAGGCGATCGCAATAAAATTCTGATGTTTGAGTCAGAAGACGATGCGACTCGCTTTGCTTTAATGCTAGAAGCTCAAGATTTTCCTACACCAAGCGTAGAAACGATTGATGCTGAAGAAATCAAAGAATTTTGTGAAAGCGCTGGTTACGATTGGGAACTTGTCCCCGAAAACAGTAATGCAGTCATAACTCCGCCAGAAATCAATTTAGAAGAAACCGATTGGAAACCTGATGCTGATGAGCCAACTGTCCGTTCTACTCAAACAGAGGAAGCAGCACCAGATATATCTAATTCTGAACTAGACAGTATTCGTCGTAGACTTGAAGGTTTATTGTAA